Proteins co-encoded in one Callospermophilus lateralis isolate mCalLat2 chromosome 2, mCalLat2.hap1, whole genome shotgun sequence genomic window:
- the LOC143388849 gene encoding olfactomedin-4-like — protein sequence MQPVLTLLATLLLLPLVLLGQPQLVRNLSNSMNESGTCHCVVHLPNSSVLLQQLEQLQSMAKELIGEYEQQLLRASKYACAIEEQENQALEISQTQEIRNPNTITSLYETPAFNLLLLELEGAQALTTELKTKAGACRAADLLHQLQEQVTNASLSLKLLADSDQRSFRALQQEVDVLQGRLNECEREKEQEQASRHPGPPLPPGSCAHGGLQKVGRPLVLQLNWRGISHKAGAWGRDSAPSPDSPLYWVAPLCADGRYFDYYRLHKSYDDLVMLKNYEQWKMGYGDGSGNTVYKKFMYFNYYGTSDMAKVDLSSNPLVLQHPLPGATYNNRFSYASVPWKDLDFAGDEKGLWVLYATEESKGNLVVSRLNASTLEVEESWRTSQYKPALSGAFMACGVLYALRSLSTRQEEIFYAFDTTNGQERHLSILLDKMLEMLHGINYSPSDHRLHVYNDGYLMYYDLTFLTLKHTLSRPAAKRPSGDRAPPRVVKSKPSGS from the exons ATGCAGCCTGTCCTAACTCTTCTGGCCACTTTACTGCTGCTGCCCCTAGTGCTCCTAGGACAGCCTCAG CTGGTGAGAAATTTGTCAAACTCTATGAATGAGAGTGGCACATGCCATTGTGTGGTTCACCTGCCCAACAGCTCGGTCCttctgcagcagctggaacaactACAAAGTATGGCAAAGGAGCTCATTGGCGAGTATGAACAGCAGCTGCTCAGG GCCAGCAAGTATGCATGTGCCATTGAAGAGCAAGAAAACCAGGCACTGGAAATAAGCCAAACACAGGAGATCAggaatcccaataccattacctCCCTCTATGAGACACCGGCCTTCAATCTGCTGCTCCTGGAGCTGGAGGGAGCACAAGCGTTGACAACTGAGCTCAAGACCAAGGCAGGAGCTTGTAGGGCTGCAGACCTTCTTCACCAACTCCAGGAGCAG GTGACGAATGCCAGTCTCTCCCTCAAGCTTCTGGCTGACTCTGACCAGCGCAGCTTCAGAGCTCTCCAACAGGAGGTGGATGTACTCCAAGGCCGGCTAAATGAGTGTGAGAGGGAAAAGGAACAAGAGCAGGCTTCCAGACACCCTGGTCCACCCCTGCCCCCTG GTTCTTGTGCCCATGGAGGACTCCAGAAAGTTGGTAGACCCcttgtgttgcagctcaattggagAGGCATCTCACACAAGGCAGGTGCTTGGGGCCGAGATTCAGCTCCCAGTCCAGACTCTCCCCTTTACTGGGTGGCCCCACTGTGTGCAGATGGCAG GTACTTTGACTACTATCGGCTGCACAAGTCCTATGATGACCTGGTGATGCTAAAGAACTATGAGCAGTGGAAGATGGGCTATGGTGATGGCAGTGGCAATACTGTGTACAAGAAGTTCATGTACTTTAACTACTATGGCACGAGTGACATGGCCAAAGTGGACCTTTCCTCCAACCCCCTCGTGCTGCAGCACCCATTGCCTGGTGCTACCTACAATAACCGCTTCTCCTATGCTAGTGTGCCTTGGAAGGACTTAGATTTTGCTGGTGATGAGAAGGGGCTGTGGGTGCTCTATGCCACTGAGGAGAGCAAGGGCAACCTGGTTGTGAGTCGTCTCAATGCCAGCACCCTAGAAGTAGAGGAATCCTGGCGCACCAGCCAGTACAAGCCAGCCCTGTCGGGGGCCTTCATGGCCTGTGGTGTTCTCTATGCCTTACGCTCACTGAGCACTCGCCAAGAGGAGATCTTTTATGCTTTTGATACCACCAATGGGCAGGAGCGCCACCTCAGCATCCTGTTGGACAAGATGCTGGAAATGCTGCATGGCATCAATTACTCCCCCTCGGACCACAGGCTCCATGTCTACAATGATGGTTACCTAATGTATTATGACCTCACCTTCCTGACACTGAAGCACACACTCTCTAGACCAGCTGCCAAAAGGCCCTCTGGGGATCGTGCTCCACCCAGAGTTGTCAAATCCAAGCCTTCTGGGTCCTGA
- the LOC143388860 gene encoding olfactory receptor 52D1-like encodes MELDPSLPAVNQTVLVSAPGPFVLLGVPGLEALHAWLSVPVCLLYMAALVGNVLLLGLVAVDKALRAPMYQLLGLLAAADLILATSTVPKALAVLWGLSDEISFGACLAQLFVAHVAFIAESSVLLAMAVDRYVAICQPLRYGALLTQRVVGMVAIAAVARGSCVMVPPVVLLQRLPYCGQRALPHTYCEHMGVARLACGDTRPNIWYGLATTLLSPCLDLGLIGASYVLILRAVCRLPSHGARYKALGTCGAHASVIVLFYTPALFSFLAHRFGHHTVPGHIHILLANLYVVVPPALNPVVYGVRTQQIAQRLRHLLQLFWAGAVRKVDPERVSPQE; translated from the coding sequence ATGGAGCTGGATCCTTCCCTGCCTGCTGTCAATCAGACTGTGCTAGTCTCTGCCCCTGGACCCTTTGTCCTGCTGGGGGTGCCGGGACTGGAGGCCTTGCATGCATGGCTGTCTGTGCCTGTGTGCCTGCTGTACATGGCAGCTTTGGTAGGGAATGTCCTTTTACTGGGACTGGTAGCAGTGGACAAGGCACTCCGGGCTCCCATGTACCAACTGCTGGGGCTTCTGGCAGCTGCTGACTTGATTCTGGCCACATCCACAGTGCCCAAAGCCCTGGCTGTGCTCTGGGGTTTGTCAGATGAGATCTCCTTTGGGGCCTGTCTAGCTCAGCTCTTTGTTGCCCATGTGGCCTTCATTGCTGAATCCTCAGTGTTGCTGGCCATGGCTGTggaccgctatgtggccatttGCCAGCCTCTGCGCTATGGGGCCTTGCTGACCCAGCGTGTGGTAGGCATGGTGGCTATAGCTGCAGTGGCTCGCGGTTCCTGTGTCATGGTGCCCCCTGTGGTTCTGCTTCAAAGACTGCCTTACTGTGGGCAGCGGGCCCTGCCTCACACCTACTGTGAGCATATGGGtgtggctcgcctggcatgtggtgACACACGCCCCAACATCTGGTATGGACTGGCCACCACACTGCTCTCCCCGTGCCTGGACCTAGGGCTCATAGGTGCTTCCTATGTCCTTATTCTCCGTGCTGTCTGCCGCCTGCCATCCCATGGTGCCCGCTACAAGGCCCTGGGTACCTGTGGGGCGCATGCCagtgtcattgttcttttctacacACCTGCCCTCTTCTCTTTCCTGGCTCACCGTTTTGGCCACCACACAGTGCCTGGCCACATCCACATCCTACTTGCTAATCTCTACGTGGTGGTTCCCCCAGCCCTTAACCCTGTAGTCTATGGAGTACGGACCCAGCAGATTGCTCAGAGGCTTAGGCACTTGCTTCAGCTCTTCTGGGCAGGGGCAGTGAGGAAGGTGGACCCCGAGAGGGTATCCCCACAGGAATGA